From Diospyros lotus cultivar Yz01 chromosome 4, ASM1463336v1, whole genome shotgun sequence, a single genomic window includes:
- the LOC127799217 gene encoding uncharacterized protein LOC127799217: MASNSWVRTITSPFKKACTFFNHQPTSARDPNKKSHHHHHHQISLYVQFLFIWLHIYIYIYVYVEVGEHKDRTMGLQGEVMACGYEDVQVMWSILDKSNSAKPRTCNISS, encoded by the exons atggcTTCAAATTCCTGGGTCCGAACCATCACTTCTCCCTTCAAAAAAGCTTGTACTTTCTTCAATCACCAGCCCACCTCCGCCAGGGATCCCAACAAGAAgtcccaccaccaccaccaccaccaa ataagcttatatgtacaatttttatttatatggcttcatatatatatatatatatatgtatatgtagaaGTAGGGGAGCATAAGGATAGGACCATGGGTCTGCAGGGAGAAGTGATGGCCTGCGGCTATGAAGATGTGCAGGTGATGTGGTCCATACTGGACAAGTCCAACTCCGCCAAGCCCAGAACCTGCAACATCTCTTCTTAA